In Clostridium sp. DL-VIII, the following proteins share a genomic window:
- a CDS encoding EFR1 family ferrodoxin (N-terminal region resembles flavodoxins. C-terminal ferrodoxin region binds two 4Fe-4S clusters.), with protein MNKTIFYFSATGNSLKTALDIANALGDTDVVSIPEAGMNYNCSSEVIGFVFPVYSWGLPNIVYDFIKSCNFNKNAYFFSIVTCGGAIGTCLSNVNNLLKEKGAYLHYGSKLRFLSNYILMVDINNDKLDKKLAKADSRLAVIIQDIKNRKEGKIKDSSGILSNYFKNTHEKASANYKSTDKDYSISESCTKCGICVSVCPVKNIEIIDEKVMFKHNCERCLACIHWCPQKAINYKDKTQNKQRYHHPKIKLSQLQSR; from the coding sequence ATGAATAAGACAATTTTTTATTTTTCAGCAACAGGAAATAGTCTGAAGACCGCTCTTGATATAGCTAATGCTTTAGGAGACACTGATGTGGTGTCAATCCCAGAAGCTGGAATGAATTATAATTGCAGTAGTGAAGTAATAGGATTTGTTTTTCCTGTTTATTCGTGGGGACTACCCAATATAGTATATGACTTCATAAAAAGCTGCAACTTTAATAAAAATGCTTATTTCTTTTCAATAGTCACTTGTGGGGGGGCTATTGGAACATGTTTGAGTAATGTTAACAATCTGCTTAAGGAAAAGGGTGCATATTTGCATTATGGTTCTAAGCTACGTTTTTTGTCAAACTACATATTGATGGTAGATATAAACAATGATAAACTAGACAAAAAGCTTGCAAAAGCTGATAGTCGACTTGCTGTGATCATTCAAGACATTAAGAATAGAAAAGAAGGCAAAATAAAAGACAGTTCAGGTATTCTTTCAAATTATTTTAAGAATACACATGAGAAGGCAAGTGCAAATTACAAGTCTACAGATAAAGATTATAGCATTTCAGAAAGTTGTACAAAATGTGGTATTTGTGTTTCAGTTTGTCCAGTAAAAAATATTGAGATTATAGATGAAAAAGTAATGTTTAAGCATAACTGCGAACGTTGCCTTGCGTGTATTCACTGGTGTCCCCAAAAGGCAATAAATTATAAAGATAAGACTCAAAATAAGCAACGCTACCATCATCCAAAGATAAAATTATCTCAATTACAATCCAGATAA
- a CDS encoding AraC family transcriptional regulator, with product MNMLEEHTIARKSSNSEVEFEEEISRLAHLIYTHSPYDGSFNQRIPGLHVNRYSRTEADIVKTFQSPFLLLVVQGEKVVTLGKEIYKVGRSRMLMFPVALPVAFQTTQASPSEPFLSVGLELDPERIAELTLKAYPQGLPPIDKPRAGYIADADFGIINAVKRLIECLANPDDTKLFAPLVLDEILLRVLRSNIGANIAEIGFENSSVQRIAKAIDWLRDNFSQQIKVADLSQLVHMSESSFYEYFKLVTSLSPLQYQKALRLHEARRLMVSSSMDATTACRMVGYVSDSQFSRDYSRFFGNPPKRDVISLLQK from the coding sequence ATGAATATGCTAGAAGAACATACGATTGCCAGAAAATCCAGTAATAGCGAGGTGGAATTTGAAGAAGAGATATCTAGGCTAGCACATTTGATCTATACTCATAGTCCATATGATGGTAGTTTTAATCAGCGTATTCCAGGTTTGCATGTAAACCGTTATTCACGAACAGAGGCGGACATAGTAAAAACCTTCCAGTCACCTTTTTTATTACTTGTTGTACAAGGGGAGAAGGTCGTTACGCTCGGAAAGGAGATTTATAAGGTGGGGAGGTCACGTATGCTTATGTTCCCCGTTGCACTTCCTGTTGCATTTCAGACTACACAGGCCAGCCCTTCTGAGCCATTCCTTAGTGTAGGGCTAGAATTAGATCCAGAAAGGATTGCAGAATTGACTCTAAAAGCATATCCACAGGGATTACCTCCAATTGACAAACCCAGAGCGGGTTATATAGCTGATGCTGATTTCGGTATTATAAATGCAGTTAAGAGACTAATTGAGTGCCTGGCAAATCCAGATGATACTAAGTTGTTTGCTCCACTTGTATTAGATGAGATTTTGCTAAGGGTCCTTCGCAGCAACATCGGTGCTAACATTGCTGAAATTGGCTTTGAAAATTCTAGTGTGCAGCGAATTGCTAAAGCTATTGACTGGCTCCGCGATAATTTCTCACAGCAGATAAAAGTTGCAGATTTATCTCAACTGGTGCACATGAGCGAATCATCGTTTTATGAATATTTTAAGTTAGTTACATCATTGAGTCCATTGCAATATCAAAAAGCTCTGCGGCTTCATGAAGCAAGGCGGCTGATGGTATCTAGTTCAATGGATGCGACGACTGCATGTCGGATGGTGGGATACGTGAGCGATTCGCAATTTAGTAGAGATTACAGTCGATTTTTTGGAAATCCACCAAAGAGAGATGTCATCAGTTTGCTTCAGAAATAG
- a CDS encoding GNAT family N-acetyltransferase codes for MEIEVKLAYDNTKEIKELFFEYTEMLVKNNPSVAKYLELQNYDSEIEHLTDKYGLPNGRLYIVKVKNQVAGCIGLRKIDDENCEVKRLYVRPAFRGRKLAIKLIGKIIDDAKEIGYKSMLLDTLPFLKEAIHLYKKLGFYEIESYNNNPMDTLIYMKLDLYR; via the coding sequence ATGGAAATAGAAGTTAAACTTGCTTATGACAATACTAAAGAAATTAAAGAATTATTTTTTGAATATACAGAAATGCTTGTGAAAAATAATCCAAGTGTTGCAAAATACTTAGAACTGCAAAATTATGATTCTGAAATTGAACATTTAACAGATAAATATGGATTGCCAAATGGTAGATTATATATAGTAAAAGTTAAAAATCAAGTAGCTGGATGTATTGGTTTAAGAAAAATAGATGATGAAAACTGTGAGGTAAAGAGATTATATGTTAGACCTGCCTTCCGTGGACGTAAGCTTGCAATTAAGCTTATAGGAAAGATTATTGATGATGCAAAAGAAATTGGTTATAAAAGTATGCTTTTAGATACGCTACCTTTCTTAAAAGAAGCTATACATTTATATAAGAAATTAGGGTTTTATGAAATTGAGTCATATAATAATAATCCAATGGATACTTTAATTTATATGAAATTAGATTTATATAGATAA
- a CDS encoding helix-turn-helix domain-containing GNAT family N-acetyltransferase, translated as MNKNLKNRISIIRRFNRYYTNVLGLLDQHILESDLSLSEVRVLHEIEKTDQCTSKMLSDILCMDAGYLSRILKKFYKVGLLVKEKSAEDGRAQYLYLTSEGKEKMDELNNSSDEQIAEIIKPLTEIDKNCLAQNMTSIETILTDGANIKLEDITISTDVQSGDIGYITYMHGWIYGEEYGYSTAFEGYVAESFHKFLLNYNSDNDRLWCAKHNGNIIGCIGIVGQRERAQLRWFLIDPHYRGIGLGMKLLQEALNFTKVKKFKSVYLDTTSDLDKAISMYTKAGFIKISEKANNSWREDLIELEFEKELQ; from the coding sequence ATGAACAAAAATCTTAAAAATAGAATTAGTATTATTAGACGTTTTAATCGCTATTATACAAATGTATTAGGGCTGTTAGATCAGCATATTTTAGAAAGTGATTTATCATTATCAGAAGTACGAGTTTTACATGAAATTGAAAAAACTGATCAATGTACATCAAAAATGTTGTCAGATATTTTATGTATGGATGCAGGATATTTAAGCAGAATATTGAAAAAGTTTTATAAAGTAGGTTTATTGGTAAAAGAAAAATCCGCTGAAGATGGTCGGGCGCAGTATTTATACCTTACATCAGAAGGAAAAGAAAAAATGGATGAATTAAATAATAGTTCAGATGAACAAATTGCTGAAATTATAAAACCATTAACAGAAATTGATAAGAATTGTTTGGCTCAGAATATGACCTCAATAGAAACCATTTTAACAGATGGTGCTAATATTAAATTAGAGGATATTACTATCAGTACAGACGTACAGTCTGGGGATATAGGATATATTACATATATGCATGGATGGATTTATGGAGAAGAATATGGTTATTCTACTGCTTTTGAAGGATATGTAGCTGAATCATTTCATAAATTTTTACTTAATTACAATTCAGACAATGACCGTTTATGGTGTGCTAAGCATAATGGAAATATAATAGGCTGTATTGGTATAGTAGGTCAGAGAGAACGTGCTCAACTTCGATGGTTTTTGATTGATCCACATTACAGAGGGATTGGTCTTGGAATGAAGTTATTACAAGAGGCGCTAAATTTTACCAAAGTGAAAAAATTTAAGAGTGTTTATTTAGATACAACAAGTGACTTAGATAAAGCAATTAGTATGTATACTAAGGCAGGATTTATAAAGATATCAGAAAAGGCTAATAATTCATGGCGAGAAGATTTAATCGAACTTGAGTTTGAAAAGGAATTGCAATAA
- a CDS encoding ISL3 family transposase codes for MQLQDITNILNLQGINVINFIYGFEDRICIEIQPTEYTQPCPCCKSFKIIRRGSSGIRRVRHLPIFQNEVILKVPKIRMSCKDCNASFSWQYSFLTGKSRYTNEFQEFIATKVPGATVIHCARTLKIPYSTVERIYKNYIDYVVPQLQAKVILESSNTNKLILGMDDFAIRKGHSYNTGIHDLRNGTLLEIIPGRKLEELRSHKTVNPELFELRPFAIVMDLAPYYHTFAKEVYPDAIRIADRFHVNSYAMEALRGVRKRISCDLTPAARTVLKRNKSVLEKRNEYLTSKEVEMLQQLLSLSPDLKAVYEWKEELIEWYDCCSSVIQATNVFDKWCKKGHSLNIPEVERALVTFENWRQEIINYHHCRYTNAAVEGRNGKIKAIQRRHYFTRNKDYYKGRILLECNNHFLTA; via the coding sequence ATGCAATTACAGGATATCACTAATATATTAAATTTACAAGGAATAAATGTTATCAATTTTATCTATGGTTTTGAAGATAGAATTTGTATTGAAATCCAACCTACAGAATATACTCAACCTTGTCCGTGCTGTAAGAGTTTTAAAATAATAAGACGAGGCTCATCTGGAATTAGAAGAGTAAGGCATCTTCCTATATTTCAAAACGAGGTAATATTAAAGGTTCCTAAAATAAGAATGTCCTGTAAGGATTGTAATGCCTCTTTTTCATGGCAATATTCATTCCTGACTGGAAAGAGTCGTTATACTAATGAATTTCAAGAGTTTATTGCAACTAAAGTACCAGGAGCAACGGTTATTCACTGTGCTAGAACATTGAAAATACCATATTCTACAGTTGAAAGAATATATAAAAATTATATTGACTATGTTGTTCCACAATTGCAAGCAAAAGTTATATTAGAAAGTTCTAACACTAACAAGCTTATACTTGGAATGGATGATTTTGCTATAAGGAAAGGACATAGTTATAATACTGGAATTCATGACCTTCGTAACGGAACATTACTTGAAATAATTCCAGGAAGAAAACTTGAAGAGCTTAGAAGTCATAAGACTGTAAATCCAGAACTTTTTGAGCTCCGACCTTTTGCTATAGTAATGGATTTGGCTCCATATTATCACACATTTGCAAAAGAAGTATACCCAGATGCTATACGTATTGCGGATAGGTTTCATGTTAATAGCTATGCTATGGAAGCTCTTAGAGGCGTAAGAAAACGCATAAGTTGTGATTTAACTCCTGCGGCACGGACAGTATTGAAAAGAAATAAATCAGTACTTGAAAAACGGAATGAATATCTTACATCAAAAGAGGTTGAGATGCTCCAGCAGTTGTTGTCATTATCACCTGACCTAAAAGCAGTATATGAGTGGAAAGAGGAACTTATTGAGTGGTATGACTGTTGTTCAAGTGTTATACAGGCAACAAATGTATTTGATAAATGGTGTAAAAAAGGACATTCACTAAATATACCTGAGGTAGAACGTGCTTTGGTTACTTTTGAAAACTGGAGACAAGAAATAATTAACTATCATCATTGTAGATATACCAATGCCGCTGTTGAAGGTAGAAACGGTAAAATTAAAGCAATTCAACGCAGACACTATTTTACAAGGAATAAAGACTACTACAAAGGAAGAATTTTATTAGAATGTAATAACCATTTCTTGACAGCTTAA
- a CDS encoding nuclear transport factor 2 family protein, with protein MSDMKNTKSMDGQPLDEQHDFMGAAEVFEQMLQMYKDGNPQSLIELMAEDAVMEFPFAPPGRPQKVEGKNNIIKYCQAIMENVTITNFTDVEIHRMINPNCVVVEMTGHGIMRATGNAYERRYIEVCHTKNGRIQLFRDYWNPQESPSTKQG; from the coding sequence ATGTCTGATATGAAAAATACTAAATCAATGGATGGCCAGCCATTGGATGAGCAACATGATTTTATGGGAGCCGCTGAAGTTTTTGAACAAATGCTTCAAATGTACAAAGATGGGAATCCTCAATCTTTGATTGAACTAATGGCTGAAGATGCAGTTATGGAATTTCCGTTTGCTCCACCTGGACGACCACAGAAGGTAGAGGGAAAGAACAATATAATTAAGTACTGCCAGGCAATTATGGAAAACGTCACAATCACAAATTTTACAGATGTTGAGATACATCGAATGATTAATCCAAACTGTGTTGTAGTAGAAATGACAGGTCACGGAATCATGAGAGCAACTGGAAATGCTTATGAAAGGCGATATATTGAGGTCTGTCACACAAAGAATGGACGAATCCAACTCTTTAGGGATTATTGGAATCCTCAAGAATCTCCTAGTACTAAACAAGGATAA
- a CDS encoding EamA family transporter, whose amino-acid sequence MSFKYIIPIIIIIVSNVVYHVTTKNIPKEVNSFLSLAITYMTGMIVAVAMYCVTSKQNNILTDIHKINWTSYVVGLAIVGVEMGFLYMYRLGWDISKGSLITSVSLAILLIIIGALFYKEHIGLYQIVGIVFCIVGLIFVNFK is encoded by the coding sequence ATGTCATTTAAGTATATTATTCCGATTATTATAATTATTGTATCTAATGTTGTTTATCATGTTACAACTAAGAATATACCAAAAGAAGTAAATTCATTTTTATCATTAGCAATAACTTATATGACGGGGATGATTGTAGCTGTAGCAATGTATTGCGTGACATCTAAGCAAAATAATATTTTAACTGATATACATAAAATAAATTGGACAAGTTATGTTGTTGGATTAGCAATTGTAGGGGTGGAAATGGGATTTCTTTATATGTACAGATTAGGCTGGGATATTAGTAAAGGTTCACTTATTACAAGTGTGTCATTGGCGATATTATTAATTATTATTGGTGCTTTATTTTATAAAGAACATATTGGCTTATATCAAATAGTAGGAATTGTATTCTGCATAGTAGGTTTGATTTTTGTAAATTTTAAATAA
- a CDS encoding GNAT family N-acetyltransferase, whose amino-acid sequence MLEENNFITVKNYNSLCEEAKYIRTEVFMKEQGFKNEFDGWDNKVSHVVLFMDGKAAGTGRLLPGEKKSIFVIGRVAVLKKYRKLHLGSAIINELEKLAKTSGGLSIELSAQCTAQGFYEKLGYVASGEPYLDEFCEHIHMEKQL is encoded by the coding sequence ATGTTAGAAGAAAATAATTTTATAACTGTTAAAAATTATAATTCATTGTGTGAAGAAGCAAAATATATTAGAACAGAAGTGTTTATGAAAGAACAAGGATTTAAAAATGAATTTGATGGATGGGATAATAAAGTATCACATGTAGTATTATTTATGGATGGAAAAGCAGCTGGTACTGGAAGATTATTGCCTGGAGAAAAGAAAAGTATTTTTGTTATAGGCAGAGTGGCAGTATTAAAGAAGTATAGAAAGCTGCATTTGGGAAGTGCAATCATAAATGAATTAGAAAAGTTAGCGAAAACATCGGGTGGATTAAGTATTGAATTGTCAGCACAATGCACTGCACAAGGTTTTTATGAAAAATTAGGGTATGTTGCAAGTGGAGAACCATATTTAGATGAATTCTGTGAACATATTCATATGGAAAAGCAATTATAA